A single genomic interval of Sulfurovum sp. TSL6 harbors:
- a CDS encoding WecB/TagA/CpsF family glycosyltransferase, with the protein MKSRVINGLKIHAFEDKQELLEYIEDKKTILIAINAEKIMNKNEKLRKIINENTGYTDGVGAVMFVRQKRINSAKIAGAELWLDIVNHFQDKKFYFLGATQEVIEQTIHKLKLDFPHLNIVGYRNGYLDDAGKEILKEELVEKKPDIVFIAQGSPRQEILMDELIKAHPALYMGLGGSFDVYCGLKKRAPKLFIDSKLEWLYRLLKEPTRIKRQLALLQFLFLMLRIKHIKISKQELTNMFARTEYAFLGSNIKLESSIHDFDEHKFRSIVNIKNNKYGDSTESFHRYLENLDLYDGKWLTMAGILFFSKYPQDFYPSFGVKLVSSTGSDEKVQEIGGTIDDMYENTLISLFDTVKEYYNYDEKELALLKPILEGLLLNAILHRDYTIDVSIKILLLENKIEIINPGKLMPPLTVGNIQNGIKIQRNPILYSIASKVINHKDIDTSIERLVEQYPNIDFYDNTDIKEFTATVGL; encoded by the coding sequence GTGAAGAGTAGAGTAATAAATGGTTTAAAGATTCATGCGTTTGAAGATAAGCAAGAGCTTTTGGAATATATAGAAGATAAAAAGACTATATTGATTGCTATTAATGCAGAGAAAATCATGAATAAAAATGAAAAATTAAGAAAAATCATAAATGAAAACACAGGTTATACGGATGGTGTTGGTGCAGTTATGTTTGTTCGGCAAAAAAGAATAAATTCTGCAAAAATTGCAGGAGCAGAGCTCTGGCTGGATATTGTCAATCATTTTCAGGATAAAAAATTTTATTTTCTAGGTGCAACACAGGAAGTTATTGAACAGACAATACACAAATTGAAACTTGATTTTCCTCATCTGAATATTGTTGGATATCGAAACGGTTATTTGGATGATGCAGGAAAAGAGATCCTGAAAGAAGAGCTTGTAGAGAAAAAACCGGATATTGTGTTTATTGCACAGGGAAGCCCTCGTCAAGAGATTTTGATGGATGAATTGATTAAAGCTCATCCGGCATTATATATGGGGTTAGGTGGTAGTTTTGATGTATATTGTGGATTGAAAAAAAGAGCACCGAAACTTTTTATAGATAGTAAATTAGAATGGTTGTATCGCCTACTCAAAGAGCCTACAAGGATCAAAAGACAGTTAGCTTTATTACAGTTTTTATTTTTAATGTTAAGGATCAAACATATTAAGATCAGTAAACAGGAATTGACTAATATGTTTGCTCGTACAGAATATGCATTTTTAGGTAGTAATATTAAACTAGAAAGCTCGATTCATGATTTTGATGAACATAAATTCCGTAGTATTGTAAATATAAAAAATAATAAATATGGAGATAGTACTGAATCTTTTCATAGGTATTTAGAAAATCTTGATCTATATGATGGAAAATGGTTAACTATGGCAGGTATTTTGTTCTTTTCGAAATATCCTCAGGATTTTTATCCTTCTTTTGGTGTAAAGCTTGTATCGTCCACAGGCAGCGATGAAAAAGTACAAGAAATCGGTGGAACGATTGATGATATGTATGAAAATACATTGATTTCTCTGTTCGATACAGTAAAAGAATATTATAACTATGATGAGAAAGAACTGGCACTACTTAAGCCTATTTTGGAAGGATTATTGTTAAATGCAATTCTTCACAGGGACTACACTATTGATGTAAGTATCAAAATTCTTCTTCTGGAAAATAAAATCGAAATTATTAATCCAGGAAAGCTCATGCCGCCATTAACCGTAGGAAACATACAAAACGGTATTAAAATTCAACGGAATCCTATTTTATATTCAATTGCATCGAAAGTGATAAATCACAAGGATATAGAT
- a CDS encoding glycosyltransferase family 4 protein, which translates to MKNKILIVTPKLSSIGGVSSYWNTLLPILCNYNNLNINTLEVGGHGKNIFAILHDQWKFKKEIDNKINLIFLNPSLASRSFFRDALFAKQLQNKKISFVVFFHGWNLDFERQVNRKYVDFFLKTFGKAEKIFVLSEDFKNKIYQWGYKGEVIVETTNVDSSIITNFSINDKITAFKTSKKVKILFLARILREKGIFETVEAFKNLTKRYSNIQLTIVGDGKDLNKLKNEVKDNKNIIVTGYIKGKEKNDFFANNDIYCLPTFYGEGLPTTILEAMMFGMPIITTNFGGLKEFFQDGKMGYFVEPKNVNDLEKKLEHLLLDKARMIEIRKYNYAFVNEKFSSKVIAKRLYQYILNVIKNG; encoded by the coding sequence ATGAAAAATAAAATATTAATTGTTACACCGAAATTGTCAAGTATTGGAGGGGTTAGTTCCTATTGGAACACTTTACTTCCTATACTTTGTAATTATAATAATTTAAATATAAATACACTAGAAGTCGGTGGTCATGGGAAAAATATATTTGCTATACTTCATGATCAATGGAAATTTAAAAAAGAAATAGATAATAAAATAAATTTGATTTTTTTAAATCCTTCACTCGCTTCACGTAGTTTTTTTAGAGATGCGTTATTTGCTAAACAGTTGCAAAATAAGAAAATTTCTTTTGTTGTCTTTTTTCATGGATGGAATTTAGATTTTGAACGGCAAGTGAATAGAAAGTATGTTGATTTTTTTCTGAAGACATTTGGTAAAGCTGAAAAGATTTTTGTTCTTTCTGAAGACTTTAAAAACAAGATTTATCAGTGGGGGTATAAAGGTGAAGTCATAGTTGAAACAACTAATGTTGATTCCTCAATCATTACAAATTTTTCCATTAATGATAAGATTACTGCTTTTAAAACAAGTAAAAAAGTTAAAATCCTTTTTTTAGCACGTATTTTAAGAGAAAAAGGAATTTTTGAAACTGTTGAAGCATTTAAAAATCTTACAAAAAGATATAGTAACATTCAGCTTACCATTGTTGGAGACGGTAAAGACTTAAATAAGCTTAAAAATGAAGTAAAAGATAATAAAAATATTATAGTTACTGGATATATCAAAGGAAAAGAGAAAAACGATTTTTTTGCTAATAATGATATATATTGCTTACCTACATTTTATGGAGAAGGACTACCTACAACTATTTTAGAAGCGATGATGTTTGGGATGCCAATAATTACAACCAATTTTGGAGGATTAAAGGAGTTTTTTCAAGATGGAAAAATGGGTTATTTTGTTGAGCCTAAAAATGTAAATGATCTTGAGAAAAAGTTAGAACATTTATTATTGGATAAAGCTAGAATGATTGAAATAAGAAAATATAATTATGCGTTTGTAAATGAAAAATTTTCCAGTAAAGTTATCGCTAAGCGACTATATCAATATATTTTGAATGTAATAAAGAATGGTTAG
- a CDS encoding DapH/DapD/GlmU-related protein — MVEIRNLIRWILLQPYYFLLTKLYKMSISSSARISLGAKLDKTYPKGIHIDDESYVASGALVFSHDYARSLHTDTYIGKQCFIGANAIVMPGVKIGDNVIVGAGAVVTKDVPNGCIVVGNPAKVIKEDIRTTTYGKLIL; from the coding sequence ATGGTTGAAATTCGAAATTTAATACGATGGATACTGTTGCAGCCATATTATTTTTTGTTAACCAAACTTTATAAGATGAGTATATCTTCAAGTGCTAGGATTTCACTTGGAGCAAAGCTAGATAAAACGTATCCTAAAGGCATTCATATAGATGATGAGAGTTACGTTGCTTCAGGAGCTTTGGTTTTTTCTCATGATTATGCAAGAAGTTTACACACGGACACATATATAGGCAAACAATGTTTTATAGGTGCAAATGCCATTGTAATGCCTGGAGTAAAGATAGGAGACAATGTTATAGTAGGTGCTGGTGCAGTTGTAACTAAAGACGTACCTAATGGATGTATCGTTGTTGGGAATCCAGCTAAAGTTATTAAAGAAGACATAAGAACTACAACATATGGGAAATTAATTTTATGA